From Algoriphagus sp. NG3, the proteins below share one genomic window:
- a CDS encoding dihydrodipicolinate synthase family protein, giving the protein MMDKRYKGVVVPMVTPLTMRGQIDVDAVSRIMEEFEMNNISPLVLGTTGESSSFTKAQSEEMLAATIAAKGKHQKVYAGVVSNCFDQQVDFGKTFLDLGADAIVATLPAYYVLTSSQMKAHFINLADAIRGDLIIYNIKATTQMSISIPAVEVLSQHDHILGLKDSERDEERLKACTALFRDREDFSYFCGWGAKSVDSLRWGADGIVPSTGNLIPSFYKKMLEETDQENWKKAMEWQALTDKVAAVYQGGKTLGQSLAALKLLMSQRAWCHAFMKPPLTPLEADMGRQILTDWEKLELDL; this is encoded by the coding sequence ATGATGGATAAAAGATATAAAGGAGTAGTAGTGCCCATGGTTACCCCGCTTACAATGCGAGGTCAAATCGATGTTGATGCGGTTTCCCGGATAATGGAGGAGTTTGAAATGAATAATATTTCACCATTGGTATTGGGAACTACCGGAGAATCTTCCTCTTTTACCAAAGCTCAAAGTGAGGAAATGTTGGCAGCGACTATTGCCGCAAAGGGAAAGCACCAGAAGGTTTATGCCGGAGTCGTAAGCAATTGCTTTGACCAACAGGTAGATTTTGGAAAGACTTTTCTCGACCTAGGAGCTGATGCGATTGTAGCCACTTTGCCGGCTTATTATGTGTTGACATCATCCCAGATGAAAGCTCACTTTATCAATTTGGCTGATGCTATTAGGGGGGATTTGATTATCTATAATATCAAAGCTACCACCCAAATGTCTATTTCCATTCCGGCTGTAGAGGTATTGAGCCAACACGATCATATCCTAGGTCTCAAGGATTCCGAAAGGGATGAAGAGCGGTTGAAAGCCTGTACCGCCCTGTTTCGGGATCGGGAGGATTTCTCTTACTTCTGTGGCTGGGGAGCCAAATCCGTTGATAGTTTGAGATGGGGTGCTGATGGGATCGTGCCGAGTACCGGGAATCTGATCCCATCTTTTTATAAGAAAATGTTGGAGGAAACCGACCAGGAAAACTGGAAAAAGGCAATGGAATGGCAAGCTCTTACCGATAAGGTGGCTGCAGTCTATCAAGGCGGAAAAACCTTGGGGCAGTCATTGGCCGCATTGAAGTTGCTGATGTCCCAAAGGGCTTGGTGCCATGCTTTTATGAAGCCTCCTTTGACACCTTTGGAAGCGGATATGGGTCGGCAGATTCTGACGGATTGGGAAAAACTTGAATTGGATTTGTAG
- a CDS encoding glycoside hydrolase family 28 protein, protein MLTRILFISMFCFSTSLSIAMDQEGWIDVTKHGVSKQGELSTNQIQQAIDNAHAAGGGTLFFPAGEYLTGAIQLKSNITIHLDAGALLKFSTDLEEYLPFVKMRWEGTVMQNFSPLIYAYQAENITITGRGKIDGQGKAWWDEMYRIRHAKEDLPLNKYQKMWDELNPDLETAPYYQGTMGMKFFRPPLIQPFECKNIRIEGITIVNSPFWTVNPAFSEDIKISGLTIINPPSPNTDGINPTSCKNVHISDCHISVGDDCITIKSGRDMDGRKHATPTENVKITNCTMLSGHGGVVIGSEVSGDIRKITISNCVFDGTDRGIRLKSARGRGGVVEEIRISNVVMNNIKGEAIVLNLFYDKGTTEEPVTERTPIFRNIHIANVTGTNVNVAGNVLGISEMPIDNISFSNINMEAKSGFSVHTAKNVEFHDVQISTTDGPSFIFEEVENLILDNVKTSTPLNNTEVVKLNNVSNALLHNNFQMMPSDMFFRISGVMTSKIYLKNNTLDNVATPLTTEMGVRKEAIQE, encoded by the coding sequence ATGCTTACAAGAATCTTATTCATTTCCATGTTTTGCTTTTCCACTTCCCTATCCATTGCCATGGATCAGGAGGGATGGATAGATGTAACCAAACATGGAGTAAGCAAGCAGGGTGAACTCAGCACCAACCAAATCCAGCAAGCCATAGACAATGCGCATGCGGCTGGAGGAGGGACACTTTTCTTTCCCGCAGGAGAATATTTGACCGGGGCGATCCAACTGAAAAGCAACATCACTATTCATTTGGATGCAGGGGCTTTGCTCAAATTCTCTACTGACCTGGAAGAGTATTTACCATTTGTAAAAATGCGTTGGGAGGGAACGGTTATGCAGAACTTTTCTCCGCTGATCTATGCCTATCAGGCAGAAAACATCACCATCACCGGCAGAGGGAAAATCGACGGTCAGGGCAAAGCATGGTGGGATGAAATGTACAGAATACGCCATGCAAAGGAAGATTTGCCGCTCAACAAATACCAAAAAATGTGGGATGAATTGAATCCCGACCTGGAGACAGCCCCTTATTATCAAGGGACGATGGGAATGAAGTTCTTCCGCCCACCATTGATCCAACCTTTTGAATGTAAAAACATCAGGATAGAAGGAATCACCATAGTAAATTCACCATTTTGGACAGTAAATCCGGCATTTTCAGAGGATATCAAAATTTCCGGTCTGACCATCATCAATCCCCCATCTCCAAACACGGATGGGATCAATCCCACTTCCTGCAAGAATGTACATATTTCTGACTGCCATATTTCAGTGGGTGATGACTGCATCACGATCAAATCCGGCCGGGACATGGATGGGAGAAAGCATGCCACACCTACAGAGAACGTGAAGATCACCAACTGTACCATGCTTTCCGGCCATGGAGGTGTGGTCATCGGAAGTGAAGTTTCGGGAGATATCCGGAAGATCACGATTTCCAATTGTGTATTTGACGGCACAGACCGTGGGATCAGACTCAAATCGGCAAGAGGACGTGGTGGTGTAGTCGAAGAAATCCGGATCAGTAATGTGGTGATGAACAATATCAAAGGGGAGGCTATTGTGCTGAACCTCTTCTACGACAAAGGAACCACGGAGGAACCCGTGACCGAACGCACTCCGATCTTCAGGAATATCCACATTGCTAATGTGACGGGAACCAATGTCAACGTTGCGGGAAATGTACTGGGGATTTCAGAAATGCCGATCGACAATATCAGTTTTTCAAACATCAACATGGAAGCAAAAAGCGGTTTTTCCGTGCATACTGCTAAAAACGTTGAATTTCATGATGTACAGATCTCTACTACGGACGGCCCCTCATTCATATTTGAAGAGGTGGAAAACCTTATCCTGGACAATGTAAAAACAAGTACACCCTTGAATAATACAGAAGTAGTAAAATTGAACAATGTCTCAAATGCGCTACTGCACAATAATTTCCAAATGATGCCTTCTGATATGTTTTTCCGCATCAGTGGAGTCATGACATCCAAGATCTATTTGAAAAACAACACTTTGGACAATGTGGCCACTCCATTGACCACAGAGATGGGGGTTAGGAAAGAAGCCATTCAAGAATAA
- a CDS encoding sodium:solute symporter: protein MENTGLQVLDYAIILLSILGTIYMGVYFSKRQKSSENYFAGSGRIPSWAIGMSIFATLISSVTFLAYPSAAYQSNWILLVQGLMVPLVLVLMIWVIVPLYRKVIGLSTYEYFEKRFGIFPRIYSSLAFVFMHFSKMGTVLYLVSLALSSMLQVDIFIVIGILGISIIILTYLGGIEAVIWMDVIQGFLLIGGGLFCLYILLFPAVGVGPAEVIGDAVSLEKIGFGPYDMDFSQLTFIVMALNGVFYAIQKYGTDQTIVQRYLTAKNDREAKTAAYMGVFLSVPVWTAFMLIGSLLFVFYQLPGNVLPDGMSVDEVFPYFIMTQLPAGVTGLVISAIAAAAISSLDSDMNCLAAVGVEDFYVRFNPGSTTQQRLWVGRLLVLLAGLASVLVATLYVLWEGEGVLGAVFSLYAIFSAGIVGIFLLALLSRSANNQGVTVGIIVCILFTTYAFLTSTPLSFGGDKELLLDLGSFNFPHHKYMLGVYSHLIVLIVGYVASRFFKSPTVPDNLTIHGYFKNRNNNLKKSS, encoded by the coding sequence ATGGAGAATACAGGTTTGCAGGTTTTGGATTATGCGATAATTCTCCTTTCAATTTTGGGAACCATCTACATGGGCGTGTATTTTTCCAAAAGACAGAAAAGCAGTGAGAATTACTTTGCTGGGAGTGGTAGAATCCCCTCCTGGGCTATAGGCATGTCCATTTTTGCAACCCTGATCAGCAGTGTTACCTTCCTGGCCTATCCTAGTGCTGCTTACCAATCCAATTGGATCTTACTGGTGCAGGGTTTAATGGTACCTCTAGTACTGGTGTTGATGATTTGGGTGATCGTGCCCTTGTACAGAAAAGTCATCGGTCTGAGTACCTATGAATACTTTGAGAAAAGATTTGGCATATTTCCCAGGATATACAGTTCCCTCGCTTTTGTATTTATGCATTTTTCCAAAATGGGAACAGTGCTGTACTTGGTGAGCCTGGCATTAAGCAGCATGCTGCAGGTAGATATCTTTATTGTGATCGGCATATTGGGGATTTCCATCATTATCCTCACGTATTTGGGCGGGATTGAGGCGGTGATCTGGATGGATGTGATTCAGGGGTTTTTGCTGATAGGAGGAGGGTTGTTTTGCCTATATATCCTTCTTTTCCCGGCAGTGGGAGTAGGCCCTGCCGAGGTTATTGGGGATGCGGTTTCCCTTGAAAAGATCGGATTTGGCCCTTATGATATGGACTTTAGCCAACTGACATTTATCGTGATGGCACTGAATGGAGTCTTCTATGCTATCCAAAAATACGGTACTGACCAGACTATAGTGCAGCGCTACCTGACGGCAAAAAATGACCGGGAAGCTAAAACAGCAGCTTACATGGGCGTGTTTCTGAGTGTACCTGTTTGGACGGCTTTTATGCTGATAGGTTCTCTGCTCTTCGTCTTCTACCAATTGCCCGGCAATGTGCTTCCGGACGGCATGAGTGTGGATGAGGTTTTTCCATATTTCATTATGACCCAACTGCCGGCAGGGGTAACTGGTCTGGTGATCTCGGCCATAGCGGCAGCGGCTATTTCCAGTCTGGATTCGGATATGAACTGCCTGGCGGCTGTGGGGGTTGAGGATTTTTATGTAAGGTTCAATCCAGGAAGCACCACACAGCAAAGACTTTGGGTCGGCAGATTACTGGTGTTGCTTGCAGGCCTGGCATCTGTTCTAGTGGCGACACTTTATGTGCTTTGGGAAGGGGAAGGTGTACTAGGGGCAGTATTTTCGCTCTATGCCATTTTCTCGGCCGGTATAGTCGGGATATTTCTTTTGGCCTTATTGAGTAGAAGTGCCAATAATCAGGGCGTTACTGTCGGGATTATTGTATGTATTCTTTTTACTACCTATGCCTTCCTTACTTCCACACCATTGAGTTTTGGTGGTGATAAGGAATTGCTTCTTGATTTAGGTTCATTCAATTTCCCGCATCATAAATACATGTTGGGAGTTTACAGCCATTTGATTGTCCTGATAGTAGGATACGTTGCCAGTCGATTTTTCAAAAGCCCGACAGTCCCGGACAACTTGACGATACACGGCTATTTTAAAAACAGGAATAATAACCTTAAGAAATCTTCATGA
- a CDS encoding glycoside hydrolase family 140 protein — translation MILRDLKYTKITMLFGAALFLLSCGEKKLDEERIEKSDEGMPGLKISENQRYFETESGDPFFWLGDTGWLLLSKLDREETERYLEDRKQKGFNVIQVMVLHTNEAVNVYGDTALVNGNVATPKIIEGKDMEQGQYDYWDHVDYVVGLAGEKGLYMALVPVWGSPVRAGHVTSQDANEYSRFLAKRYKNSKHVIWLNGGDVPGSDSTAVWQTIGHNLWELNPDHLITFHPRGRTQSSDWFHKEKWLDFNMIQSGHRRYDQDTSGKAYGEDNWKYVDVDYALKPTKPTLDAEPSYEGIPQGLHDPNEPLWDDAAVRRYGYWSVFAGAAGYTYGHSAVMQMHRPMDESSAYGNNITWEEAMYAPGAKQMIHLKNLMLDFPYFERIPDQTLILNQGQKYDYLVATRGNDYALVYTYTGREIELQLGTFGGDTLEAKWYNPRTGAYSEIGKIDNKGTHKFKPDGEVQDGNDWVLVLN, via the coding sequence ATGATATTAAGAGATTTAAAATACACCAAGATTACAATGCTGTTTGGAGCAGCATTGTTTCTTCTGTCCTGTGGAGAAAAAAAGCTTGATGAAGAGCGGATAGAAAAAAGCGATGAAGGAATGCCTGGGCTTAAAATCTCCGAAAACCAAAGATATTTCGAAACTGAGAGCGGTGACCCTTTTTTCTGGCTTGGGGATACTGGTTGGTTGCTGTTAAGCAAACTGGATAGGGAAGAAACGGAACGATACTTAGAGGACAGAAAGCAGAAGGGCTTCAATGTGATCCAGGTGATGGTTTTACATACGAATGAAGCTGTAAATGTTTATGGAGACACAGCTCTGGTCAATGGAAATGTAGCTACCCCAAAAATTATAGAGGGAAAGGACATGGAACAAGGGCAATATGATTATTGGGATCATGTTGACTATGTAGTAGGTCTGGCTGGAGAAAAGGGGTTGTACATGGCATTGGTTCCGGTATGGGGATCACCTGTGCGTGCTGGTCATGTTACTAGTCAGGATGCAAATGAATACAGTAGATTCCTCGCTAAGCGATATAAGAATAGCAAACATGTTATTTGGTTGAATGGGGGAGATGTACCCGGAAGTGACTCCACAGCGGTATGGCAAACGATAGGTCATAATCTTTGGGAATTAAATCCGGATCACCTGATCACTTTCCATCCTAGAGGAAGAACCCAGTCCTCGGATTGGTTTCACAAGGAAAAATGGCTGGATTTCAATATGATCCAATCGGGACATAGAAGGTATGACCAAGATACCTCGGGGAAGGCTTATGGTGAGGATAATTGGAAATACGTAGATGTGGATTATGCATTGAAGCCTACCAAACCTACACTGGACGCTGAACCTTCCTATGAAGGAATTCCACAAGGGCTCCATGATCCCAATGAACCGCTGTGGGACGATGCAGCCGTGAGGAGATATGGCTATTGGTCGGTATTTGCGGGAGCAGCTGGATATACGTATGGACACAGTGCGGTGATGCAGATGCATAGACCTATGGATGAATCCAGTGCCTATGGCAATAATATTACTTGGGAAGAAGCCATGTATGCTCCCGGTGCCAAGCAGATGATCCACCTCAAAAACCTGATGCTTGATTTCCCCTATTTCGAAAGAATTCCAGACCAAACCTTGATTCTCAATCAAGGACAAAAATATGATTACCTGGTAGCGACCAGAGGAAATGATTATGCATTGGTTTATACCTATACAGGCAGGGAAATAGAACTTCAACTGGGGACATTTGGAGGTGATACATTAGAGGCTAAATGGTACAATCCAAGGACAGGTGCTTATTCAGAAATAGGAAAAATTGACAACAAAGGAACCCACAAATTCAAACCGGACGGGGAGGTACAGGATGGCAACGACTGGGTGCTAGTGCTAAATTGA
- a CDS encoding six-hairpin glycosidase, whose protein sequence is MHKFRLIFSVLCLLISAQSNLNAQDTVHYTGKTISNIDYHHGNLRPAVGVHATQVVRANRQYPEQADGFGWTYNHAPMMAHWNDTFYVSYISDSVGEHIPPNHTLLLNSKDGKEWSKPKVLFPIYKVPDGITKPGVDGETKDADAIMHQRVGFYVSKVGRLLALGYYGIAIDEKDHPNDGLGIGRVVREIHEDGSFGPIHFIRHNATWDKELSAFPFYKSSQDKGFIKACEELLSEPLMMMQWVEEADRDDPLIPLKKQYKAFSYYHLDDGKVVGLWKHALTSISKDGGMNWEYTPSRAPGFINSNAKIWGQKTPDGKFATIYNPSEYRWPLAISNSDDGLNYTDLLLVHGEITPMRYGGNYKSYGPQYVRGILEGKGDPGDGRIWVTYSMNKEDIWVTAIPAPVTGKVDKHPNEVFDQMESGKELEKWNVYNLLWASSRIEQDGQGEKWLTLRDKDPFDYARVERVIPESKKLKAAFEIKPEQNDHGLLQIEFQDNRGLPAIRLIFDEDGNFKSKSGARFRNIQAYEAGKTYKIELEIAVDSRSYTVTVNGVDKGMRLFHAPVASLERVMFRTGDQKHFPTPDTPADQDYDLENAGDMVKEAVFKVKSLQTSQGN, encoded by the coding sequence ATGCATAAATTCCGTCTCATTTTTTCAGTTTTATGCTTGCTGATTTCTGCCCAGTCCAATCTGAATGCCCAGGATACAGTCCATTACACTGGAAAGACAATCTCCAATATCGACTACCACCATGGCAACCTTAGGCCGGCAGTTGGTGTGCATGCCACGCAGGTAGTAAGAGCCAATAGACAATACCCCGAACAGGCTGATGGATTTGGTTGGACATACAACCATGCCCCGATGATGGCGCACTGGAACGATACTTTTTATGTCAGCTACATCAGTGATTCGGTTGGGGAGCACATTCCGCCAAACCATACCTTGTTGCTAAACTCGAAAGATGGGAAAGAATGGTCAAAACCAAAAGTACTTTTCCCGATCTACAAAGTCCCTGATGGAATAACCAAACCCGGAGTAGATGGGGAAACCAAAGATGCGGATGCCATCATGCACCAGCGGGTTGGATTTTATGTGTCCAAAGTGGGAAGGCTATTGGCTTTGGGATATTACGGGATTGCGATTGATGAAAAAGACCATCCGAATGATGGACTGGGTATCGGCCGGGTTGTCCGGGAGATCCATGAAGATGGGAGCTTTGGGCCAATTCATTTTATCAGGCATAATGCTACCTGGGACAAAGAACTTTCAGCATTTCCTTTCTACAAATCAAGCCAAGACAAGGGCTTCATCAAAGCCTGTGAGGAGCTATTGTCAGAGCCGCTGATGATGATGCAATGGGTGGAAGAAGCGGATCGTGACGATCCTTTGATTCCTTTGAAAAAACAATATAAGGCTTTTAGTTACTATCATTTGGACGATGGAAAAGTAGTGGGGCTGTGGAAGCATGCCTTGACTTCCATTAGCAAAGATGGAGGGATGAATTGGGAATATACACCTAGCAGAGCCCCGGGTTTTATCAACAGTAATGCAAAGATCTGGGGACAGAAAACACCGGATGGAAAATTTGCTACCATCTATAACCCTTCAGAATACAGATGGCCTTTGGCTATTTCCAACAGTGATGACGGATTGAATTATACAGATTTGCTACTGGTGCACGGGGAGATTACCCCTATGCGCTATGGAGGTAACTATAAATCGTATGGGCCACAGTATGTGAGAGGGATTTTGGAAGGAAAGGGTGATCCAGGTGATGGCAGGATATGGGTGACCTACAGCATGAACAAAGAGGATATCTGGGTAACTGCTATTCCTGCCCCTGTCACAGGAAAAGTTGATAAACATCCAAATGAAGTATTTGACCAAATGGAATCAGGTAAGGAGTTGGAAAAGTGGAATGTATATAATTTACTGTGGGCTTCTTCTCGGATAGAGCAAGATGGGCAGGGGGAAAAATGGCTGACATTGAGGGATAAAGATCCATTCGACTATGCACGGGTAGAAAGGGTAATTCCGGAATCCAAAAAGCTAAAGGCAGCTTTTGAAATCAAGCCAGAACAAAACGACCATGGGCTTTTGCAGATCGAATTTCAGGATAATAGGGGATTGCCGGCCATCAGATTGATTTTTGATGAAGATGGGAATTTCAAAAGTAAATCCGGTGCGAGATTTAGAAACATTCAAGCTTATGAAGCTGGGAAGACCTACAAAATTGAGTTGGAGATAGCCGTGGATTCCAGGTCTTATACAGTTACTGTAAATGGTGTGGACAAAGGAATGAGACTGTTTCATGCTCCAGTCGCAAGTCTGGAACGGGTGATGTTCAGAACTGGAGACCAAAAACATTTCCCCACTCCCGATACTCCGGCAGATCAGGATTATGATTTGGAAAATGCCGGTGACATGGTCAAAGAAGCTGTTTTCAAAGTAAAATCACTTCAAACCAGTCAAGGGAATTAA
- a CDS encoding iron-containing alcohol dehydrogenase: MRVITLYQPKKLVFGAGALQDFTEDLTSSSYQRIWILTVSALQEKIESIAKTLNSIGKTAVFEVFHAGEPTIGHYDFYLDKVREFNPDLIVGIGGGSVMDLAKLLAAMKSNTQTLVEVIGRDLLTERDTALFCLPTTSGTGSEVSPNAILLDEGTLEKKGIISPFLMPDASYLDPILTVTLPRKITAETSIDALSHCMEAFTNKHSHPMIDSFALRGIELISKNILRTLEEPADLDARSAVALGSMYGGMCLGPVNTAAVHALSYPLGGKYHVPHGLANAILLPEVLSFNISSDIQKHAQMALALGVEAGSSDYETAQKGVEKVKELVKSCGVTQSLTDLGMKEEDIEMLAKLAMKVKRLLDNNPREMTQSDAEAIYKKLL; this comes from the coding sequence ATGAGAGTAATAACATTATATCAACCCAAGAAACTTGTTTTTGGCGCAGGGGCTTTGCAGGATTTTACTGAAGACCTTACCTCAAGCAGCTATCAGAGGATATGGATTTTGACTGTTTCCGCACTTCAGGAAAAGATAGAGTCTATTGCCAAAACCTTGAACTCCATTGGAAAAACAGCTGTATTTGAGGTGTTTCATGCAGGTGAGCCTACTATTGGGCATTATGATTTTTACCTGGATAAAGTCAGGGAGTTCAACCCTGACCTTATAGTGGGGATAGGAGGGGGAAGCGTGATGGACTTAGCCAAACTGTTGGCCGCGATGAAGTCCAACACCCAGACCTTGGTGGAGGTGATTGGAAGAGATTTATTGACAGAGCGGGATACGGCATTGTTTTGCCTGCCGACTACTTCGGGGACAGGAAGTGAGGTTTCCCCTAACGCCATACTTTTGGATGAAGGTACACTGGAGAAAAAGGGGATTATCAGTCCGTTTCTGATGCCCGATGCCAGCTACCTTGACCCAATACTGACAGTGACCTTGCCGAGGAAAATCACTGCCGAGACGAGTATTGATGCGCTTTCCCACTGTATGGAGGCATTTACCAACAAGCATAGCCATCCCATGATAGATAGCTTCGCACTGCGTGGGATAGAATTGATCAGCAAAAATATCCTGAGGACATTGGAAGAGCCTGCTGATCTCGATGCAAGATCGGCAGTAGCTCTTGGCAGTATGTACGGGGGAATGTGTCTTGGCCCTGTCAATACAGCCGCAGTCCATGCGCTTTCTTATCCTTTGGGCGGAAAATACCATGTGCCGCATGGCTTGGCAAATGCCATTCTGCTTCCGGAAGTTCTTTCATTCAATATAAGTTCGGATATTCAAAAACATGCTCAAATGGCACTAGCATTGGGGGTTGAAGCGGGTTCTTCGGATTATGAGACAGCTCAAAAAGGAGTGGAGAAAGTTAAGGAGTTGGTGAAATCTTGTGGGGTGACCCAGAGTTTGACAGACTTGGGGATGAAGGAGGAAGATATAGAAATGCTGGCAAAATTGGCCATGAAGGTGAAGAGGCTTTTGGATAACAACCCCAGGGAAATGACCCAAAGTGATGCCGAGGCTATTTACAAAAAGTTACTTTAA
- the pdxA gene encoding 4-hydroxythreonine-4-phosphate dehydrogenase PdxA: MIPIIAVTMGDPAGIGPEIIVKSFSKDVLYKTCKPLVVGDAATIRDAVAKLSSSLKVNSIDKVEDAVFEFGWIDVFDLNNVTLDQLELGKVSAMAGKAAFESVVKAIQLALADEVDATVTAPINKESINLAGHHYSGHTEIYAEYTGTEKFAMLLVEKNLRVIHVTTHVALRQACDMIKKDRVVDVIRLLHNACVQFGIEKPKIGVAGLNPHAGDGGLFGTEDEQEILPAVKEAVGLGYMAEGPIPPDTMFAKAVQGYYDGCVAMYHDQGHIPFKMIGFKWDNENQKMESVKGVNITLGLPIIRTSVDHGTAFEIAGKGIASEDALDLAIEYAVPMALNRMKNRDVIPTI; encoded by the coding sequence ATGATACCGATTATAGCAGTGACGATGGGAGATCCGGCCGGTATAGGGCCGGAAATTATCGTGAAGAGTTTTTCAAAAGACGTACTGTATAAGACTTGCAAACCCCTGGTAGTGGGAGATGCAGCCACTATTCGGGATGCAGTGGCAAAGCTGAGTAGTTCTCTGAAGGTGAATAGCATAGACAAAGTTGAGGATGCGGTTTTTGAATTTGGGTGGATAGATGTGTTTGATTTGAACAATGTGACTTTAGATCAATTAGAATTAGGAAAAGTCTCTGCCATGGCAGGGAAGGCGGCTTTTGAATCCGTCGTGAAAGCCATCCAATTGGCATTGGCTGATGAAGTGGATGCTACCGTGACAGCGCCGATCAACAAAGAGTCGATCAACCTGGCAGGTCATCACTATTCAGGACATACAGAAATCTATGCGGAATATACCGGCACGGAAAAGTTTGCCATGCTTTTGGTGGAAAAGAACCTCAGGGTAATCCATGTGACTACGCATGTGGCCTTGAGGCAAGCTTGTGATATGATCAAGAAAGACAGAGTGGTGGACGTCATTCGTTTGTTGCATAATGCCTGCGTGCAATTTGGAATCGAAAAACCAAAAATCGGTGTGGCTGGCCTGAACCCTCACGCCGGGGATGGTGGATTATTTGGGACTGAGGACGAACAGGAGATTCTGCCGGCAGTAAAAGAGGCTGTAGGTCTGGGATATATGGCAGAAGGGCCTATCCCTCCGGATACCATGTTTGCTAAGGCTGTTCAGGGGTATTATGACGGCTGTGTGGCCATGTACCATGACCAGGGCCATATTCCTTTCAAGATGATCGGTTTCAAGTGGGACAATGAAAACCAGAAAATGGAAAGCGTAAAGGGGGTGAATATTACCTTGGGATTACCTATCATCAGGACTTCTGTGGATCACGGGACAGCTTTCGAGATTGCCGGCAAAGGAATAGCTTCAGAGGATGCCTTGGATTTGGCTATAGAATACGCGGTGCCAATGGCTTTGAATAGGATGAAAAACCGTGATGTAATACCAACAATATAG
- a CDS encoding four-carbon acid sugar kinase family protein has protein sequence MEKIVVIADDMSGAAELAGICARLEIPVSFSIGFCTPKEGVTVIATDTRSMSEADARQEIKTLIRQLKEVGFTGLFKKADSVFRGHVAAEIEELCDELEVENVLFIPVNPYTDRKIENGEYFLQDISLSQTSFSKDPEYPIGSSNVRDLIGPSKFLVHYGADLIDQLKDGINIPDAQSFEDMDFWLERSSKEILHAGSGAFFEAYLTHYYSDLIQEHNNPKIPFKGNTVMVLGSAHEYNKNFILAVEAEGLTCLGYHQSMDNESYVLEAKQNIRDSGCVLLYIQEHKDEKGDPIKLKKALSDTVLALVQDGSINELLIAGGATSYAIVHDLGVESLRVLEELCPGVVRFSTDLADLKITIKPGSYPWPYSIKHYMIQSKSVF, from the coding sequence TTGGAAAAAATTGTAGTTATAGCTGATGATATGTCTGGAGCTGCAGAACTCGCAGGGATATGTGCTCGATTGGAAATCCCGGTTTCCTTTTCAATAGGTTTTTGTACACCTAAGGAGGGCGTAACCGTGATCGCTACTGATACCCGTTCAATGTCTGAAGCAGATGCCAGACAAGAGATTAAGACTTTGATAAGACAGTTGAAAGAGGTCGGATTCACAGGTCTTTTCAAAAAAGCTGATTCTGTATTCAGGGGCCATGTTGCCGCTGAGATAGAGGAGCTTTGTGATGAATTGGAAGTTGAAAATGTTCTATTTATACCGGTCAACCCCTACACGGATCGTAAGATTGAAAACGGAGAATATTTTTTGCAGGATATTTCGCTCTCCCAAACCAGCTTTTCCAAAGACCCGGAATATCCTATAGGCTCATCCAATGTACGGGATTTGATAGGGCCAAGTAAGTTTTTGGTACACTATGGAGCTGATCTAATAGATCAGCTGAAAGACGGGATCAATATCCCTGATGCCCAAAGTTTCGAGGACATGGATTTTTGGTTAGAGAGATCTTCCAAAGAGATTTTACACGCAGGAAGTGGGGCTTTCTTTGAAGCTTATTTAACACATTACTATTCTGATTTGATTCAGGAACATAACAACCCTAAAATACCATTCAAAGGCAATACGGTCATGGTGCTGGGGAGTGCCCATGAGTACAATAAGAATTTCATATTGGCTGTGGAAGCCGAAGGTTTGACCTGCCTGGGCTATCACCAGAGCATGGATAATGAAAGCTATGTGCTAGAGGCTAAGCAGAATATCAGGGATTCCGGATGTGTGCTGCTTTACATCCAAGAACACAAAGATGAAAAAGGAGACCCGATCAAGTTGAAGAAAGCACTTTCTGACACAGTTTTGGCATTGGTGCAGGATGGTTCAATCAATGAATTATTGATCGCTGGCGGAGCCACTTCCTATGCCATAGTCCATGACCTGGGTGTAGAAAGCTTACGTGTCTTGGAAGAATTGTGTCCGGGAGTGGTGAGGTTTAGTACGGATTTGGCCGATCTCAAAATCACCATCAAGCCCGGGAGTTATCCATGGCCATATTCCATCAAGCATTATATGATACAATCTAAATCTGTGTTTTGA